The DNA segment GTGAGCAACGAGACCGACTACACCATTCCCGTGCACGGCGAGGCGCGCGGACTGATGAACACGGGAATCGAAATCCGGCAGGATCTGATCGGCAACCAGGCCGGTGAAGCGGAATGGTCGGACCGGCTTGCGAACGTCTTTGGCGACATCGAAGCCACACTGCGGGCGCAGGCCTTGCTGTCGATATGATTTATCGCGCGCGCGTGAGCGCGAGCCAGACACCGCCGCCAATCATGACGCCGCCGGAGACCCGCGACATCATTCGCGTCCGCCGCGCCGAGAAAAACGACCGCACACGACCCGCAAGCAAGGCATAGGTGCCGTCGGTGAGCCCTGCGACAACCATGAAGGTGATGCCGAGAATGGCGACCTGAGGGAAATGATCCCGGCCCATATCCACGAACTGCGGAATGAACGCGCCAAAGAACACCAACAGCTTCGGATTGGAGAGCGCGACCAGAAAACCCTGGAGGAAGAACCCGCCGCGCGGCGGCGGTGGTGCTTCCGCTTCGACGCCCTCGACCGGCGAGCGGATCAATTTGATGCCGAGCCAGACCAGATAGGCGGCGCCGGCAAAGCGGACCCAGTCAAACCAGTAGCCCATCGTCGCCATCAACGAGGTCAGCCCGATCGCGACGATGCCGATCACGATCATCATCGCCGCCTGCACGCCCGCGATATTGGTCAGCGCCGCGCGGGTGCCGTGACGCAGGCCATTGGCGATCACGAGCGTGACGATGGGCCCGGGCAACAGCGCGAGCCCGACGCAGGCGGCGATATAGGCGAGATAGACTTGAAGGGACATGGGAGAACTTACCTGACCCGTCGTCATGGCCGGGTTCATCCCGGCCATCCACGTCTTGTTTCGTCGAGTTAGCTAAGAAGACGTGGATGCCCGGGTCAAGCCCGGG comes from the Bradyrhizobium erythrophlei genome and includes:
- a CDS encoding LysE family translocator, translating into MSLQVYLAYIAACVGLALLPGPIVTLVIANGLRHGTRAALTNIAGVQAAMMIVIGIVAIGLTSLMATMGYWFDWVRFAGAAYLVWLGIKLIRSPVEGVEAEAPPPPRGGFFLQGFLVALSNPKLLVFFGAFIPQFVDMGRDHFPQVAILGITFMVVAGLTDGTYALLAGRVRSFFSARRTRMMSRVSGGVMIGGGVWLALTRAR